In one window of Fictibacillus phosphorivorans DNA:
- the spoVK gene encoding stage V sporulation protein K, giving the protein MNEPIAIKKQRQINIVLNQASEKSKIDDGTALAGKKEKTIEKHQPLIKMEKDLNRLVGMEDLKFHVKEIYAWLHINKCRQELGLKAEKQALHMLFKGNPGTGKTTVARKLGTLFHEMKVLSKGHLIEAERADLVGEYIGHTAQKTRELLKKASGGILFIDEAYSLGRGGEKDFGKEAIDTLVKAMEDQQHDFILILAGYPKEMDRFLKLNPGLPSRFPLVISFPDYSVEELMEIAKRMITEREYMLTRDCEWKLKSHIERIKQSNPSSFSNGRYIRNMVEKAVRRQSVRLLNESNQDRRALMTIQSDDLVLEERDSI; this is encoded by the coding sequence TTGAATGAACCGATTGCGATAAAAAAGCAAAGGCAGATCAATATCGTTTTAAATCAAGCGAGTGAAAAGTCAAAGATTGATGATGGAACAGCGCTTGCAGGGAAAAAAGAGAAAACAATTGAAAAGCACCAACCTCTCATCAAGATGGAAAAAGATCTGAACCGTTTAGTCGGAATGGAAGACTTGAAATTTCATGTTAAAGAGATCTATGCATGGCTTCATATTAATAAATGCCGTCAGGAGTTAGGGTTAAAAGCTGAAAAACAAGCTCTTCATATGTTGTTTAAAGGTAACCCAGGCACTGGAAAGACGACCGTAGCTAGAAAGTTAGGGACATTGTTTCATGAGATGAAAGTACTCTCAAAGGGGCATCTAATCGAAGCTGAGCGTGCTGATCTAGTTGGAGAATACATTGGGCATACCGCTCAAAAAACACGAGAGCTTCTAAAGAAAGCGAGCGGCGGGATCTTGTTTATCGATGAAGCGTATTCTTTAGGCCGCGGCGGAGAAAAAGACTTTGGCAAAGAGGCGATCGATACACTTGTAAAAGCTATGGAAGATCAGCAGCACGATTTCATCTTGATATTGGCTGGTTATCCAAAAGAGATGGATCGCTTTTTAAAACTTAATCCGGGTTTACCTTCTAGATTTCCACTTGTTATCTCGTTTCCTGATTATTCGGTCGAGGAGTTAATGGAGATCGCTAAGAGAATGATCACAGAAAGAGAATACATGCTGACAAGAGATTGTGAATGGAAGCTAAAAAGTCACATTGAACGTATTAAGCAGAGCAATCCAAGCTCGTTTTCAAATGGAAGGTACATTCGTAACATGGTTGAAAAAGCGGTCAGAAGACAATCAGTTAGGCTCTTGAACGAAAGCAATCAAGACAGAAGAGCATTGATGACGATCCAAAGTGATGACC